A genomic window from Punica granatum isolate Tunisia-2019 chromosome 2, ASM765513v2, whole genome shotgun sequence includes:
- the LOC116196492 gene encoding MACPF domain-containing protein At4g24290: MALKVSAREAAQIAIGSIGRGYDISIDLRLKYCKGDSIYSRLIEIGEEGGREIVLPGGISIKYVPKSINCDKGERTRFRSDVLSFQQMSEQFNQEMSLTGKIPSGLFNSMFELSGSWQKDAANTKTLAFDGVFITLYTVALEKSHVVLCNHVKSAVPSSWEPAALARFIETFGTHIIVGIKMGGKDVIYMKQQHSSTLQPAEVQKRLKEMADKRFLDSNGQYNVVPEQVYRNEKVDIRDQRLRFADASSSSSYLLKEDIVTICKRRGGSDNRNFSHNDWLNTVQLEPDVISMTFIPITSLLSGVPGSGFLSHAINLYLRYKPPIEELQQFLEFQLPRQWAPVFSELPLGPQRKRQSTGSLRFSLLGPKLYVNTTQVDVGKRPVTGMRLYLEGKRSDRLAIHLQHLSTLPKSFQLIDDPSGNFTQESYDRRYYEKVQWKNCSHVCTAPVETDEDLSIVTGAQLQVENYGMKNILFLRLRFSTLLGAIAVKRPVWDGSPGLSPKSGIISTLISHHFSTVQKPPPRPADVNINSAVYPGGPPVPVQAPKLLKFVDTTEMTRGPEETPGYWVVSGAKLAVEKGRISLRVKYSLLTAVLPDEELEPMGEP; encoded by the exons ATGGCTCTCAAGGTTTCAGCCAGAGAAGCGGCACAGATTGCTATCGGATCGATTGGGCGTGGTTATGATATATCGATAGATCTGAGGCTCAAATACTGCAAAGGGGATTCAATTTATTCACGTTTGATTGAGATTGGTGAGGAAGGAGGACGTGAGATTGTTCTACCTGGTGGAATTTCGATCAAGTATGTGCCTAAGTCCATAAATTGTGACAAAGGAGAGCGAACAAGGTTTAGGTCCGATGTTCTCTCTTTCCAACAG ATGTCGGAACAGTTCAACCAGGAGATGTCCCTAACAGGAAAAATTCCTTCAGGCCTCTTCAATTCAATGTTCGAATTGTCAGGAAGTTGGCAGAAAGATGCAGCGAACACTAAGACGCTTGCATTTGATGGAGTTTTTATTACACTCTACACTGTTGCACTTGAAAAGTCTCATGTTGTCCTCTGCAACCATGTGAAGAGCGCTGTCCCATCATCGTGGGAGCCTGCTGCATTAGCAAG GTTCATTGAGACATTTGGAACTCATATAATCGTTGGTATAAAAATGGGAGGGAAGgatgtaatatatatgaagCAGCAGCATTCCTCAACTCTTCAGCCTGCTGAAGTACAAAAGAGACTGAAGGAGATGGCAGATAAGAGGTTTCTAGACAGCAATGGACAATATAACGTGGTTCCTGAACAAGTTTACCGGAATGAGAAG GTTGATATCAGGGACCAACGGCTACGGTTTGCAGATGCCAGTTCGTCAAGTTCTTATCTACTCAAAGAG GACATCGTGACTATTTGCAAGAGAAGAGGTGGAAGTGATAATAGAAACTTCTCCCACAATGACTGGTTAAACACAGTACAGTTAGAGCCTGATGTAATTTCGATGACCTTCATTCCAATTACCTCACTGTTGAGTGGAGTTCCCGGAAGTGGCTTTCTAAGCCATGCCATTAATCTGTATCTAAGAT ATAAACCACCGATTGAAGAGCTCCAGCAGTTTCTCGAATTTCAGCTCCCGAGACAGTGGGCCCCAGTATTCAGTGAACTTCCCCTTGGCCCTCAGCGGAAGCGACAGAGCACAGGTTCATTGAGGTTCAGCTTGCTGGGTCCTAAGCTGTACGTGAACACCACTCAG GTTGATGTGGGGAAGAGGCCAGTTACAGGAATGAGGCTGTACTTGGAGGGCAAAAGGAGCGACCGCTTGGCAATTCATTTACAGCATCTCTCCACCCTTCCAAAATCATTCCAGCTGATCGATGACCCAAGTGGAAACTTCACTCAGGAATCCTATGACCGCAGGTATTACGAGAAAGTCCAGTGGAAGAACTGTTCTCACGTGTGCACTGCCCCAGTAGAGACGGATGAGGATCTCTCAATTGTCACGGGGGCCCAGCTTCAGGTTGAAAATTACGGGATGAAGAACATTTTATTCTTACGGCTCCGATTCTCAACTCTATTGGGAGCGATCGCTGTGAAACGGCCCGTGTGGGATGGGTCACCTGGATTATCACCCAAGTCAGGGATTATATCAACCCTCATAAGCCATCACTTCTCAACAGTACAAAAACCACCACCAAGGCCCGCCGATGTGAATATAAACTCGGCTGTTTACCCAGGTGGACCGCCGGTGCCAGTCCAAGCGCCGAAGCTTCTGAAGTTTGTTGATACAACGGAGATGACTCGTGGGCCAGAGGAAACTCCCGGGTACTGGGTGGTCTCGGGGGCAAAACTGGCGGTCGAGAAGGGTAGGATCTCTCTCCGGGTCAAGTACTCTCTGCTGACTGCTGTGTTGCCTGATGAAGAGCTAGAACCCATGGGAGAACCCTAA
- the LOC116195745 gene encoding leucine-rich repeat receptor-like serine/threonine-protein kinase BAM1: protein MLPFIVLAIYFLLSPPCLSSPVSDFDALVALRQGFQFPEPALISWNTSNPSSVCLWAGVRCLKGRVISLDLTDLNLYGSVSPLVLRLDHLVELSLAGNNFTGTIRIENLVSLRFLNISNNQFSGDLDWNYSSIPSLEVFDAYNNNFTAALPTGVLGLSGLRLLNLGGNYFYGEIPESYGNLVGLEYLSLAGNDLRGKIPGELGNLTNLREIYLGYYNVFDGGIPKEFGKLVNLVHMDLSSCDLDGPIPHELGNLRALDTLYLHINRLSGAIPKQLGNLTSLVNLDLSNNALTGEIPLEFVNLKRLKLFNLFMNRLHGSIPEFIADLPSLETLALWMNNFTGEIPRNLGQNGRIQLFDLSSNKLTGTIPPDLCLQNQLEILILLKNFLFGQIPEELGKCTSLVRVRLGQNYLNGTIPGGFIYLPQLKLMELHNNYLSGTVSENTNSTFKPINLGQLNLANNQLSGPLPSSLSNFSSLQILLLSGNQFSGPIPPSLGELHQVLKIDLSQSSLSGEIPPEIGNCDHLTFLDLSQNNLSGSIPSEISNIRILNYLNVSRNHLNETVPKSIGTMKSLTTVDFSFNDLSGKLPESGQFAFFNASSFAGNPRLCGSLISNPCNFTAIPSGPHKNSSNFKLIFALGLLLCSLVFAAAAIIKAKSFKRSGPTSSWKMTAFQKLDFTVSDILECVKDGNVIGRGGAGIVYHGKMPNGVEIAVKKLLGFGTNSHDHGFRAEIQTLGNIRHRNIVRLLAFCSNKETNLLVYEYMRNGSLGEALHGKKGGFLGWNLRYKIAIEAAKGLCYLHHDCSPLIVHRDVKSNNILLNSSFEAHVADFGLAKFLVDGGASECMSAIAGSYGYIAPEYAYTLRVDEKSDVYSFGVVLLELLTGRRPVGDFGEGVDIVQWSKRATGCRKEEADRIVDPRLTLVPRDEAEHLFFIAMLCVQDNSVERPNMREVVQMLSEYPKNVSPDHSGHQSSSSSASRTTKQAQSNGPEKEQSHLNSKQQVLLV from the exons ATGTTACCCTTCATCGTCCTTGcgatttattttcttctgaGTCCGCCTTGCTTGTCTTCTCCAGTGAGCGACTTCGATGCCTTGGTTGCACTGAGACAAGGATTCCAGTTCCCGGAACCCGCTTTAATCAGCTGGAACACCTCCAATCCGAGCTCGGTCTGTTTGTGGGCCGGGGTTCGGTGCTTGAAGGGTCGGGTCATCTCACTCGACTTGACGGACTTGAATCTCTATGGTTCTGTGTCACCGCTGGTATTGAGACTGGACCATCTAGTCGAGCTGTCCCTTGCAGGCAACAACTTCACTGGCACGATCAGGATTGAGAATCTGGTCAGTCTTCGGTTTCTGAACATCTCAAACAATCAGTTCAGTGGTGATTTGGATTGGAACTACTCGAGCATCCCGAGCTTGGAGGTGTTCGATGCTTATAACAACAACTTCACGGCTGCCCTTCCAACTGGGGTCCTCGGTTTGAGTGGCCTCAGGCTCTTGAACCTCGGGGGAAATTACTTCTATGGGGAAATCCCGGAAAGCTACGGGAATCTGGTGGGCTTGGAGTACCTTTCTCTTGCAGGTAACGACCTCCGGGGGAAAATCCCAGGGGAATTGGGAAACTTGACGAACCTTCGAGAGATCTACTTGGGCTATTACAACGTCTTCGATGGTGGGATTCCGAAGGAGTTCGGGAAATTGGTTAATCTTGTCCACATGGACCTCTCGTCCTGTGACTTGGACGGGCCAATCCCGCATGAGCTGGGGAACCTGAGAGCCCTTGACACGCTCTACCTGCATATCAACCGCCTTTCTGGAGCAATCCCAAAGCAGCTCGGCAACTTGACGAGCTTGGTGAACTTGGACCTTTCCAATAATGCGCTGACTGGAGAAATCCCGCTCGAGTTCGTGAACCTCAAGAGGCTCAAGCTCTTCAACCTTTTCATGAACCGGTTACATGGATCGATCCCTGAGTTTATTGCAGATCTCCCGAGCCTGGAAACTCTAGCCCTGTGGATGAACAACTTCACGGGTGAGATTCCTAGGAACCTCGGGCAGAATGGGAGGATTCAGCTGTTCGACTTGTCATCGAACAAGCTCACTGGGACGATTCCCCCTGATCTATGCTTACAAAACCAGCTTGAGATACTCATATTGCTCAAGAATTTCCTGTTCGGACAGATCCCCGAAGAGCTCGGGAAGTGCACGAGTCTAGTTCGTGTGAGGCTGGGGCAGAACTACTTAAATGGGACCATTCCTGGTGGCTTCATCTACCTTCCTCAGCTGAAACTCATGGAGCTGCACAACAATTACCTCTCGGGGACAGTGTCCGAGAATaccaattcgacgttcaagcCCATCAATCTGGGTCAGCTCAATCTGGCTAACAATCAGCTCTCCGGTCCTTTACCATCTTCTCTATCGAACTTCTCTTCCCTCCAAATCCTTCTCTTGAGTGGCAACCAATTCTCGGGTCCAATCCCGCCATCTCTAGGGGAGCTCCACCAGGTGCTAAAGATCGATCTTAGTCAGAGCTCGCTCTCAGGTGAGATTCCACCTGAGATCGGAAACTGCGACCATCTTACGTTCCTCGACTTGAGCCAGAACAATCTCTCCGGGTCAATCCCATCCGAAATCTCGAACATTCGTATCTTGAATTACTTGAATGTGTCCAGAAACCATCTCAACGAGACGGTGCCCAAGTCAATCGGTACCATGAAGAGCCTCACGACTGTTGATTTCTCCTTCAACGATCTCTCAGGCAAACTTCCGGAGTCGGGGCAATTCGCTTTCTTCAACGCATCTTCCTTTGCCGGCAACCCTCGGCTGTGCGGGTCCCTCATTAGCAACCCGTGCAATTTCACTGCGATCCCGAGTGGCCCCCATAAGAACTCCTCGAACTTTAAGCTCATATTCGCACTTGGGCTCCTCCTCTGCTCTCTAGTATTCGCGGCAGCTGCAATAATTAAGGCCAAGTCGTTTAAGAGGAGCGGTCCCACCAGTTCATGGAAGATGACGGCCTTCCAGAAGCTCGATTTCACGGTCTCGGACATCCTCGAATGCGTGAAAGACGGGAATGTGATTGGCAGAGGCGGAGCAGGGATCGTCTATCACGGGAAAATGCCAAACGGAGTGGAGATCGCCGTCAAGAAACTTCTCGGGTTTGGGACAAACAGCCACGACCACGGGTTCCGGGCAGAGATCCAGACGCTAGGCAACATCAGGCACCGGAACATTGTGAGGCTGCTGGCATTCTGCTCGAACAAGGAGACGAATCTCCTCGTGTACGAGTACATGAGGAATGGGAGCTTAGGGGAGGCGCTACACGGGAAGAAGGGCGGGTTCCTAGGATGGAACCTGAGGTACAAGATCGCCATCGAGGCCGCGAAGGGCCTCTGCTACCTCCACCACGACTGTTCTCCGCTGATTGTCCACCGTGACGTGAAGTCCAACAACATACTCCTGAACTCGAGCTTCGAGGCCCACGTAGCAGATTTCGGGCTCGCGAAATTCCTGGTGGACGGGGGTGCTTCGGAGTGCATGTCCGCGATCGCAGGATCATACGGCTACATTGCTCCAG AGTACGCGTACACGCTACGGGTCGATGAGAAGAGCGATGTCTACAGCTTCGGAGTTGTCCTCTTGGAGCTCCTGACGGGTCGACGGCCCGTGGGGGACTTCGGCGAGGGCGTGGACATCGTCCAATGGAGCAAACGAGCGACCGGGTGCAGGAAGGAAGAGGCAGACCGCATCGTCGACCCCAGGCTGACCCTGGTGCCAAGGGATGAGGCCGAGCATCTCTTCTTCATCGCCATGCTCTGCGTCCAGGACAACAGCGTGGAGCGACCCAATATGAGGGAGGTCGTCCAGATGTTGTCAGAGTACCCCAAAAACGTCTCCCCAGACCACAGCGGCCACCAGTCGTCCTCGTCCTCGGCCTCTCGGACCACGAAACAGGCCCAAAGCAATGGCCCGGAAAAGGAACAAAGCCATCTAAACTCCAAACAACAAGTTCTTTTGGTTTAA
- the LOC116195204 gene encoding stromal 70 kDa heat shock-related protein, chloroplastic, whose amino-acid sequence MASCTAQIHFLGLTGAGSSSKIPKSGRPSQSLFFGQTLNSSKTAPFLKLNTRGTRSRRYAVGPVRVVNEKVVGIDLGTTNSAVAAMEGGKPTIVTNAEGQRTTPSVVAYTKNGDRLVGQIAKRQAVVNPENTFFSVKRFIGRKMSEVDEESKQVSYRVVRDENGNVKLECPAIGKQFAAEEISAQVLRKLVDDASKFLNDKVTKAVVTVPAYFNDSQRTATKDAGRIAGLEVLRIINEPTAASLAYGFEKKNNETILVFDLGGGTFDVSVLEVGDGVFEVLSTSGDTHLGGDDFDKRVVDWLAGNFKKDEGIDLLKDKQALQRLTETAEKAKMELSSLTQTNISLPFITATADGPKHIETTLTRAKFEELCSDLLDRLRTPVENSLRDAKLTFKDLDEVILVGGSTRIPAVQELVKKMTGKDPNVTVNPDEVVALGAAVQAGVLSGDVSDIVLLDVTPLSLGLETLGGVMTKIIPRNTTLPTSKSEVFSTAADGQTSVEINVLQGEREFVRDNKSLGSFRLDGIPPAPRGVPQIEVKFDIDANGILSVTAVDKGTGKKQDITITGASTLPGDEVERMVKEAERFAKEDKEKRDAIDTKNQADSVVYQTEKQLKELGDKVPAAVKEKVEAKLGELKEAISGGSTQVMKDAMAALNQEVMQLGQSLYNQPGAPGAGGAAPGGSADPTESSSDKGPEGDVIDADFSDSK is encoded by the exons ATGGCGTCTTGCACGGCTCAAATCCATTTCCTGGGTCTAACCGGAGCTGGGTCATCCTCTAAGATTCCGAAATCGGGGCGGCCCTCGCAGTCGCTGTTCTTTGGCCAAACCCTAAATTCATCCAAGACGGCGCCGTTCTTGAAGCTCAACACCCGGGGAACGAGGTCGAGGAGGTATGCGGTTGGCCCTGTCAGGGTAGTCAACGAGAAGGTGGTGGGCATTGACTTGGGGACCACGAACTCGGCGGTGGCGGCTATGGAGGGAGGGAAGCCTACCATAGTGACCAACGCCGAGGGGCAGAGGACCACTCCCTCGGTTGTGGCTTACACCAAGAACGGCGACAGGCTGGTGGGGCAGATTGCTAAGCGGCAGGCCGTCGTTAACCCCGAGAACACCTTCTTCTCGGTGAAGAGGTTCATTGGGAGGAAAATGTCCGAGGTGGATGAGGAGTCCAAGCAGGTGTCTTACAGGGTTGTGAGGGATGAGAATGGCAATGTGAAGCTCGAGTGCCCTGCTATTGGCAAGCAGTTTGCTGCTGAGGAGATTTCCGCACAG GTGTTGAGGAAGCTGGTGGATGATGCATCAAAGTTCTTGAATGACAAGGTGACCAAAGCTGTCGTGACTGTGCCTGCCTACTTCAATGACTCCCAGAGGACAGCTACTAAGGATGCTGGCCGTATCGCTGGTCTAGAAGTTCTTCGTATAATCAATGAGCCGACTGCAGCATCACTGGCGTATGGTTTCGAAAAGAAGAACAATGAGACCATTCTTGTGTTTGACCTTGGAGGTGGTACCTTTGATGTCTCAG TGCTTGAGGTTGGTGATGGAGTGTTTGAGGTGCTTTCCACTTCTGGAGATACCCACCTTGGTGGTGATGACTTTGATAAG AGAGTTGTTGATTGGCTTGCTGGAAACTTTAAGAAGGATGAGGGCATTGACCTTTTGAAGGATAAGCAAGCCCTTCAGAGGTTGACTGAGACAGCTGAGAAAGCCAAAATGGAACTCTCATCTTTGACTCAGACAAACATCAG TCTGCCCTTCATCACTGCCACTGCTGATGGCCCCAAGCATATTGAAACTACTCTTACAAGAGCCAAATTCGAGGAATTGTGTTCAGACCTCCTTGACAG GCTGAGAACGCCAGTAGAGAATTCCTTGAGAGATGCAAAGCTCACTTTCAAAGACTTGGATGAGGTTATCCTTGTCGGTGGTTCTACCCGTATCCCAGCTGTTCAGGAGCTCGTCAAGAAGATGACAGGGAAGGATCCTAATGTCACGGTTAACCCTGATGAAGTTGTTGCTCTTGGAGCAGCCGTACAG GCTGGTGTTCTTTCTGGTGATGTGAGTGACATTGTGCTTCTGGATGTGACCCCGTTATCTCTTGGGTTGGAGACTCTTGGCGGTGTGATGACCAAGATTATCCCGAGGAACACTACCTTGCCCACTTCAAAGTCCGAGGTTTTCTCAACTGCTGCTGATGGTCAGACAAGTGTTGAGATTAATGTCCTTCAGGGCGAGAGAGAGTTTGTCAGGGACAACAAGTCTCTTGGAAGTTTCCGGTTGGATGGTATTCCCCCGGCGCCTCGTGGCGTACCACAGATTGAAGTGAAATTCGATATTGATGCCAATGGTATCCTCTCCGTTACTGCCGTTGACAAGGGTACTGGAAAGAAGCAAGATATCACCATAACTGGTGCTAGCACCTTGCCTGGTGATGAG GTGGAGAGGATGGTGAAGGAGGCTGAGAGGTTCGCAAAGGAGGACAAGGAGAAGAGAGATGCCATTGACACCAAGAACCAGGCCGACTCCGTTGTATACCAGACAGAGAAGCAGCTGAAGGAGCTCGGAGACAAGGTCCCTGCAGCCGTGAAGGAGAAGGTCGAGGCCAAGCTCGGAGAGCTTAAGGAAGCGATCTCAGGTGGCTCAACCCAGGTCATGAAGGATGCGATGGCTGCCCTGAACCAGGAGGTAATGCAGCTCGGCCAGTCACTTTACAACCAACCAGGTGCACCGGGTGCAGGCGGGGCTGCTCCTGGCGGCTCAGCTGATCCCACAGAGTCATCCAGCGACAAGGGTCCAGAAGGAGATGTCATCGATGCTGACTTCAGTGACAGCAAGTAA
- the LOC116194126 gene encoding NDR1/HIN1-like protein 1, which produces MTKSCPEHSHKWRKFWWRVLKYGSIILLILLIIVLITWAILHPHKPRFVLQDTTLYAFNVSSNPSLLTSTFQATISSRNPNDKIGIYYDRLDIYATYRDQQITVRTRIPKSYEGHKDVDVWSPFIYGNSVPIAPYNSVTLSQDQANGYVMIMIKVDGRVRWKVGTFISGSYHIFVTCPAYITFGSRSKGTSVGNNAIKYQLMQKCDVNV; this is translated from the coding sequence ATGACGAAGAGCTGCCCCGAGCACAGCCACAAGTGGCGCAAGTTCTGGTGGCGGGTGCTCAAGTACGGCTCGATCATCCTCTTAATCCTCCTCATCATCGTGTTGATCACGTGGGCCATCCTCCACCCCCACAAGCCCCGGTTCGTCCTCCAGGACACGACCCTCTACGCCTTCAATGTCTCCTCCAACCCGAGCCTCCTCACCTCCACGTTCCAGGCCACTATCTCATCCCGCAACCCCAATGACAAGATTGGCATCTACTACGACAGGCTGGACATTTATGCCACTTACAGGGACCAGCAGATTACGGTGAGGACCCGAATCCCCAAGTCATACGAGGGGCACAAGGACGTGGACGTGTGGTCCCCCTTCATATACGGGAACTCGGTCCCGATCGCCCCGTACAATTCAGTGACCCTGAGCCAGGACCAGGCGAACGGGTACGTGATGATCATGATCAAGGTCGACGGACGGGTGAGGTGGAAAGTCGGGACCTTCATATCGGGCAGTTACCACATCTTCGTTACCTGCCCTGCATATATCACCTTTGGGAGCAGGAGCAAAGGAACTTCGGTCGGTAACAACGCCATCAAGTATCAGCTGATGCAGAAGTGT
- the LOC116196493 gene encoding uncharacterized protein LOC116196493: MSDFGPGRSNTWNIYTSLDPSPSQAAADREAEAPWKGFGASVNAISFGFVATAILISLFLIMAIFEHLFRPSPSFTSPEALAGRSLEAGMADKLGNPHHVSTSYAADFSVMMPGQDYPTFIAQPAPLLCPREGIHFPPHDHDFAHSVT; the protein is encoded by the exons ATGAGTGACTTTGGTCCGGGAAGATCGAACACTTGGAATATATACACGAGCTTGGACCCAAGTCCGTCCCAAGCAGCAGCAGATAGAGAAGCCGAAGCACCTTGGAAAGGCTTCGGAGCATCGGTTAATGCTATATCATTTGGCTTTGTGGCCACGGCCATTCTGATATCTTTGTTCCTCATCATGGCCATCTTTGAGCATCTGTTCAGGCCCAGTCCCAGCTTCACTTCGCCGGAAGCATTGGCTGGAAGATCCCTGGAGGCAGGGATGGCGGATAAGCTCGGGAATCCGCACCAT GTTTCGACATCGTATGCAGCTGATTTCTCGGTGATGATGCCGGGACAAGATTATCCGACCTTCATTGCTCAACCTGCTCCTCTCCTTTGCCCTAGAGAAGGCATCCATTTTCCTCCTCATGACCATGATTTTGCGCACTCCGTTACATAG
- the LOC116196876 gene encoding 60S ribosomal protein L3-like yields MSHRKFEHPRHGSLGFLPRKRASRHRGKVKAFPKDDLSKPCKLTAFIGYKAGMTHIVREVEKPGSKLHKKETCEAVTIIEAPPMVVVGVVGYIKTPKGLRSLHTVWAQHLSEEVRRRFYKNWAKSKKKAFTKYSKKFESDEGKKDIQSQLEKLKKYCTVIRVLAHTQIRKMKGLKQKKAHLMEIQVNGGTVAQKVDFAYGFFEKQIPIEAVFQKDEMIDIIGVTKGKGYEGVVTRWGVTRLPRKTHRGLRKVACIGAWHPARVSFTVARAGQNGYHHRTEMNKKIYKIGKAGEESHSAMTEFDRTEKDITPMGGFPHYGVVNQDYLLIKGCCVGPKKRVVTLRQSLLKQTSRVALEDIKLKFIDTSSKFGHGRFQTTQEKAKFYGRLKA; encoded by the exons ATGTCTCACCGTAAATTTGAACATCCAAGGCATGGTTCCTTAGGATTCCTTCCAAGGAAGAGGGCCTCTCGCCACCGAGGGAAAG TGAAGGCGTTCCCCAAGGATGACCTGTCAAAACCATGCAAATTAACTGCTTTCATTGGGTACAAGGCAGGGATGACCCATATTGTGAGAGAAGTTGAAAAACCTGGATCGA AACTTCACAAGAAGGAGACTTGTGAGGCTGTGACTATTATAGAAGCCCCGCCCATGGTGGTGGTTGGTGTTGTGGGTTACATCAAGACACCCAAGGGCCTGCGCAGCCTGCACACTGTGTGGGCACAGCATCTTAGTGAGGAGGTGAGGAGGAGATTCTACAAAAACTGGGCCAAGTCTAAAAAGAAGGCTTTTACCAAGTACTCCAAGAAGTTCGAGTCTGATGAGGGGAAGAAGGATATTCAATCCCAATTGGAGAAGTTGAAGAAATATTGCACTGTGATTCGAGTATTGGCTCACACCCAG ATTCGGAAAATGAAGGGACTGAAGCAAAAGAAAGCACATCTGATGGAGATTCAGGTGAATGGTGGGACTGTTGCCCAGAAGGTGGACTTTGCTTACGGTTTCTTTGAGAAGCAGATCCCAATTGAAGCAGTGTTCCAGAAGGATGAGATGATTGACATCATTGGGGTGACCAAGGGTAAGGGATATGAGGGAGTGGTAACCAGGTGGGGCGTGACCCGTCTCCCTCGCAAGACCCATCGTGGGCTCCGGAAGGTTGCCTGTATTGGGGCTTGGCATCCTGCTAGGGTTTCGTTCACAGTTGCTAGGGCTGGTCAGAATGGGTACCATCATCGTACTGAGATGAACAAGAAGATCTATAAGATTGGGAAGGCTGGTGAGGAATCCCATTCCGCCATGACTGAGTTTGACAG GACCGAGAAGGATATTACCCCAATGGGAGGATTCCCGCACTATGGTGTGGTGAACCAGGACTACCTGCTGATAAAGGGCTGCTGCGTTGGACCAAAGAAGAGGGTTGTAACCTTGCGGCAGTCTTTGTTGAAGCAGACTTCTCGGGTTGCTCTGGAGGATATCAAGCTCAAGTTCATAGATACGTCATCCAAGTTTGGCCATGGCAGGTTCCAGACCACTCAGGAGAAGGCCAAGTTCTATGGAAGGCTCAAGGCCTGA